One window from the genome of Desulforamulus ruminis DSM 2154 encodes:
- a CDS encoding PilZ domain-containing protein codes for MKDRREYPRIETDWVVRMVSAEDERELSDIKIMNVGGGGISFLCTEELQTGEKFLIHLPFISIYIYIIWQHENRYGAMFVNPLGDEVELLCQHIYSQNHS; via the coding sequence ATGAAAGATCGAAGAGAATATCCGAGGATAGAAACGGATTGGGTGGTCCGCATGGTCTCGGCAGAGGACGAGCGGGAACTGAGCGATATAAAGATCATGAATGTCGGGGGAGGCGGTATTTCCTTTCTCTGTACGGAAGAATTACAAACAGGAGAAAAGTTTCTTATTCATTTACCTTTTATTTCAATCTATATTTATATTATCTGGCAGCATGAAAATCGCTACGGGGCGATGTTTGTGAATCCCTTAGGGGATGAAGTGGAACTCCTCTGCCAGCATATTTACTCCCAAAACCACTCTTAG
- a CDS encoding substrate-binding domain-containing protein encodes MTTKKIVQILLIFLLLCCVGCRQQEPQPKPEGQKIKIGVSFASMEFDGNQTIKKYMEERKKKDKVDITFTDAKMDPSQQEKDVDQLIKKKVKAIILQTVSPVEGAALVDKITKAKIKVIALETLPVNVPMDGYIAADHIRAGELMAKHVLSWTEQQAAQKPLKVLILKGDPQDLLAEQIAGSAQRVLQSDKKIENVKIIEHPEGDPEMAQMTMQEVLNTVKTDVILATDDRLGNAAVKVLKARGMEKQAFIMGVGADRKASEALSSGEIAGEIDIQPELLASYAFDAAISVANNGNWNSETRIQNGNFDIPARIVPVRLIQKDQIYLLEERWGKLGQQQQQQEQQGSEQQGQSQNNDSSQESSNGSGGSSGEQGNQGGQGGQGSKTKVKITTQDGKVMEVEVEGEVKSIQAEGEGNGQQQGGEQSGQGGGE; translated from the coding sequence ATGACTACGAAAAAAATAGTACAAATATTGCTGATATTTCTTTTATTATGCTGCGTAGGTTGCAGGCAGCAGGAGCCTCAACCCAAACCGGAGGGCCAAAAAATAAAAATCGGTGTTTCCTTTGCCTCAATGGAATTTGACGGCAACCAAACCATTAAAAAATATATGGAAGAACGCAAGAAAAAGGATAAGGTGGATATTACCTTTACTGATGCCAAAATGGATCCTTCCCAACAGGAAAAAGATGTGGATCAACTTATCAAAAAAAAGGTGAAGGCGATTATTTTACAAACCGTGAGCCCCGTTGAAGGGGCCGCTCTGGTGGATAAAATAACCAAGGCTAAAATTAAAGTCATTGCCTTGGAAACCCTGCCGGTCAATGTCCCTATGGATGGGTATATCGCTGCGGATCATATCCGGGCCGGTGAGTTGATGGCCAAACATGTCCTGTCCTGGACCGAGCAGCAGGCAGCACAAAAACCGTTAAAGGTTCTGATTCTAAAGGGCGATCCCCAGGATCTTTTGGCGGAACAAATCGCGGGCAGTGCCCAAAGGGTCCTGCAATCGGATAAAAAAATTGAAAACGTGAAAATCATCGAGCATCCCGAAGGAGACCCGGAAATGGCCCAGATGACCATGCAAGAGGTTCTGAATACGGTAAAAACCGATGTCATCCTGGCCACCGACGACCGGTTGGGCAATGCCGCCGTAAAAGTACTAAAGGCTCGGGGAATGGAAAAACAGGCCTTTATCATGGGGGTTGGAGCGGACCGTAAGGCCTCCGAGGCCCTGTCATCGGGAGAAATCGCCGGAGAAATTGATATTCAGCCCGAACTTTTAGCCAGCTATGCCTTTGATGCCGCCATAAGTGTCGCCAATAACGGCAATTGGAACAGTGAAACCCGAATACAAAATGGAAATTTTGATATCCCCGCCCGCATTGTTCCGGTTCGCTTAATCCAAAAGGACCAAATCTATTTACTGGAAGAACGCTGGGGTAAGCTGGGTCAACAGCAACAGCAGCAAGAGCAACAAGGCTCGGAACAGCAGGGTCAATCTCAAAATAACGATTCTTCCCAAGAATCATCCAATGGTTCCGGGGGCTCTTCCGGAGAACAGGGGAATCAGGGAGGCCAAGGGGGTCAGGGTTCCAAGACCAAGGTAAAAATTACCACCCAGGACGGGAAAGTGATGGAAGTTGAGGTTGAGGGAGAAGTTAAATCCATCCAGGCCGAAGGAGAAGGAAACGGTCAGCAGCAGGGAGGAGAACAATCCGGTCAGGGCGGAGGAGAGTAA
- a CDS encoding macro domain-containing protein — translation MKRTLSGLIMECKIGNIAAQNGFDAVVNAANAWLRPGGGVAGAIHSAAGPGLLEECRPLAPIKPGEAVITGAHHLPNKFVIHCLGPVYEKDEFSGKVLANCYCNALKLAEEHKVKSIAFPLISTGVFGYPFKEGVQVAFTALKEMIPQLTFVRRVVFVVRDKSKLAVLNQELARFHF, via the coding sequence GTGAAAAGAACCTTATCCGGGTTAATCATGGAGTGTAAAATAGGAAACATTGCCGCTCAGAACGGTTTTGACGCCGTTGTAAACGCCGCCAACGCCTGGCTGCGTCCGGGAGGAGGCGTGGCGGGAGCCATTCACAGTGCGGCAGGTCCGGGGCTGCTGGAGGAATGCCGTCCCCTGGCTCCCATTAAACCGGGAGAAGCGGTCATTACCGGGGCACACCATCTTCCCAACAAGTTTGTAATTCATTGTCTTGGACCGGTCTACGAGAAAGATGAATTTTCCGGGAAAGTTTTAGCCAACTGTTATTGTAATGCACTGAAGTTGGCCGAAGAACATAAAGTAAAATCCATTGCTTTTCCTTTGATTTCAACGGGAGTTTTTGGATATCCCTTTAAAGAAGGCGTGCAGGTAGCCTTTACCGCGCTGAAAGAAATGATTCCCCAACTGACCTTTGTACGTAGAGTAGTATTTGTGGTGCGGGATAAAAGTAAGCTGGCCGTATTAAACCAGGAGTTGGCCCGTTTTCATTTTTAA
- a CDS encoding secondary thiamine-phosphate synthase enzyme YjbQ yields the protein MNEEFKIHSQNRVSFTEITAEVAAVVKKSGIKDGFAVIFIPHTTAAVTLNENADPDVATDMKAIIENLVPREGVYRHREGNTSAHMMTSLMGSSQQIIIRGGKLLLGTWQGIFLVDFDGPRERKVLVQIQGEK from the coding sequence TTGAATGAGGAATTTAAAATACACTCTCAAAACCGGGTTAGCTTTACGGAGATTACCGCCGAGGTTGCCGCAGTGGTAAAAAAATCCGGCATCAAAGACGGATTTGCCGTGATTTTCATACCCCATACTACGGCTGCGGTAACCCTGAATGAAAATGCCGACCCGGATGTGGCGACGGATATGAAAGCCATTATAGAAAATTTAGTTCCCAGGGAGGGAGTTTACCGGCACAGAGAAGGAAATACCTCCGCCCATATGATGACCAGCCTGATGGGCAGCTCGCAACAAATAATTATTCGTGGAGGGAAGCTGTTATTGGGTACCTGGCAAGGGATTTTCCTGGTTGATTTTGATGGTCCCAGAGAGCGGAAGGTGTTAGTGCAAATTCAGGGGGAGAAGTAG
- the htpG gene encoding molecular chaperone HtpG, translating to MTTGTETREFQAEVKQLLNIVIHSLYTDREIFLRELISNAADALEKLRYQKITTKEIADGDLPLEITLELDEDGHTLAITDTGIGMTRDELAENLGTIAHSGSKAFFQYLAEGDKKDVSLIGQFGVGFYAAFMVADEVTVFSRSYNPEAAGCIWTSDGTGSYTLGEAEGLKRGTKIVLRLKEDAHEFAKADVIKRIIKQYSSFVPFAILVNGEKVDTVQALWTKNKKEVTPEEYTEFYKYIANAYDEPLFKLHFSVDAPLAINALLFVPKDHFERLGFGRLEPGVNLYCRKVLIQQQSKEILPEWLRFIKGVVDSEELPLNISRETMQDSALLAKLRKVITGRFLKFLSEQASKDPEKYKEFWRNFSMFIKEGAATDFAYRNDLVKLMRFESSKAGEGELVALQNYVERMKEDQKHIYYINGPTREVIEASPYLEIFWKKEIEVLYTNEAVDDYILSQLGEFEGKKLVSVDQAELDLPEGETDTPDRETLSQEQFEKLAGWLKEVLGKKIVEVRESKRLEDNPAIVLNQDSFTSSMQRMMQMANKDLNSIGPKVLEINSSHPIVRNLNHLREENDPFARLAAEQIFDNALISSGLIVDPRAFVDRMYKIIERALK from the coding sequence ATGACCACAGGAACAGAGACCAGAGAATTTCAAGCGGAAGTAAAACAACTACTGAATATTGTCATTCATTCCCTTTATACGGATCGGGAAATTTTCCTGCGGGAGCTAATCTCCAATGCCGCCGATGCCCTGGAAAAACTTCGTTATCAAAAAATAACCACCAAAGAAATAGCGGACGGGGACTTACCCCTGGAGATTACCCTAGAACTGGATGAGGATGGACATACCCTGGCCATCACCGACACGGGGATTGGCATGACCCGGGATGAACTGGCGGAAAACCTGGGAACCATCGCCCATTCAGGCTCCAAGGCTTTTTTCCAGTATCTGGCGGAGGGCGATAAAAAGGATGTCAGCTTAATTGGGCAATTTGGCGTAGGTTTTTACGCCGCCTTTATGGTGGCCGATGAGGTTACAGTATTTTCCCGCTCTTATAACCCGGAAGCGGCCGGTTGTATCTGGACCTCGGACGGCACCGGAAGCTACACCCTGGGCGAGGCGGAAGGATTAAAACGGGGGACCAAAATTGTCCTTCGCTTAAAGGAAGACGCCCATGAGTTTGCCAAAGCCGATGTGATCAAAAGAATTATTAAGCAGTATTCCAGTTTTGTGCCTTTTGCCATTCTCGTAAACGGGGAAAAGGTAGACACGGTACAGGCCCTTTGGACCAAAAACAAAAAAGAGGTTACCCCGGAGGAATATACCGAGTTTTATAAATATATTGCCAACGCTTACGACGAGCCTCTTTTTAAACTCCATTTTTCAGTGGATGCTCCGCTGGCCATTAATGCCCTGCTGTTTGTTCCCAAGGACCATTTTGAGCGGTTGGGTTTTGGAAGGTTGGAGCCCGGCGTAAACCTGTACTGCCGCAAAGTGCTGATCCAGCAGCAGTCCAAAGAAATATTGCCTGAGTGGCTGCGCTTCATCAAGGGCGTGGTGGACAGCGAGGAGCTGCCCCTGAATATTTCCCGGGAAACCATGCAGGACAGCGCTTTACTGGCCAAATTAAGAAAGGTGATTACCGGGCGCTTCTTAAAATTCTTAAGCGAGCAGGCTTCCAAAGACCCGGAGAAATACAAAGAATTCTGGCGTAATTTTTCTATGTTTATCAAAGAGGGAGCGGCAACGGATTTTGCCTACCGCAATGATCTGGTTAAATTAATGCGCTTTGAATCCTCCAAAGCCGGAGAAGGAGAACTGGTGGCCCTTCAGAATTATGTGGAAAGAATGAAAGAGGATCAAAAACATATCTATTATATTAACGGTCCTACCCGGGAGGTTATTGAGGCCAGCCCTTATTTGGAAATATTTTGGAAAAAGGAAATTGAAGTACTCTATACCAATGAAGCGGTGGATGATTATATCCTGAGCCAATTGGGCGAGTTTGAAGGGAAAAAACTGGTTTCTGTGGATCAGGCGGAGCTGGATTTACCCGAGGGAGAGACCGACACACCGGACCGGGAAACCCTTTCCCAAGAACAGTTCGAGAAACTGGCCGGATGGTTGAAAGAAGTCTTGGGAAAAAAAATTGTAGAAGTGCGAGAGTCCAAGCGCCTGGAGGATAACCCGGCCATTGTCTTAAATCAGGATTCCTTTACCAGCAGCATGCAGCGGATGATGCAGATGGCCAATAAAGATTTAAACTCCATTGGCCCCAAAGTGCTGGAGATCAATAGCAGCCATCCCATTGTTCGCAATTTGAATCATTTAAGGGAAGAGAATGATCCTTTTGCCCGGTTGGCGGCGGAACAAATCTTTGACAATGCTTTAATTTCCTCCGGGTTGATTGTCGATCCCAGGGCTTTTGTAGACCGTATGTATAAAATTATTGAACGCGCTCTGAAATAA
- a CDS encoding Ger(x)C family spore germination protein, producing the protein MRKSGLLFLLLLMMVFTTGCWDATDVNDLYIPFVAGYDYVGKNEQERYAMSINFPVFNRGAQVQSDVMTLEGETMGETRIDRGNKSSRKMAIGDLRAVLLSENLASRGTEEVFDLLFRGPQFTNTISLAVSEGKASDILNIKPKHYQTVGQNVIEILRNADKSNFTPCEDLHSFRVDVLTPGFNPVLPILRIHDQDRLEISGAALFKKYKMVAKINKEDMRVLTWLRGKETQGDILFELEDEQGEVKKVTFEGVNSRSVKAKMEKEHPFFEIQIKLKGSVIEDVGEFPFASKEENIQRAEKALEDKIQKQCSVFLNDLQNQYRLDAILLGKYARYKWPSLVEKEDWDEVFCNSVIQVKVEVKIQSTGEVA; encoded by the coding sequence ATGCGTAAAAGCGGTTTACTGTTCCTGCTGCTGCTCATGATGGTTTTTACAACCGGCTGCTGGGACGCCACCGATGTCAACGACCTTTATATTCCCTTTGTGGCGGGCTATGATTATGTGGGCAAAAATGAGCAGGAGCGATATGCCATGTCCATTAATTTTCCCGTTTTTAACCGCGGGGCTCAGGTACAATCGGACGTAATGACCTTGGAAGGGGAAACCATGGGGGAAACCCGGATAGACCGGGGCAACAAATCCTCCCGCAAGATGGCCATTGGTGACCTGAGGGCGGTGCTGCTCAGCGAAAATTTAGCCAGCCGGGGAACCGAGGAGGTATTTGATTTATTATTTCGCGGCCCTCAGTTTACCAATACAATAAGTTTGGCCGTGAGTGAGGGGAAAGCTTCAGATATATTGAATATTAAACCCAAGCATTATCAAACGGTAGGCCAAAATGTGATTGAAATACTTAGAAATGCCGACAAGAGCAACTTCACTCCCTGTGAAGATCTCCATTCTTTCCGGGTAGATGTCCTTACCCCCGGTTTTAACCCGGTATTGCCAATTCTGCGCATTCATGACCAAGACCGTTTGGAAATCTCAGGGGCGGCCCTGTTTAAAAAATATAAAATGGTGGCCAAGATCAATAAAGAGGATATGAGAGTATTAACCTGGCTGCGGGGGAAAGAGACCCAGGGGGATATTTTGTTTGAACTGGAGGATGAACAGGGAGAGGTAAAAAAGGTAACCTTTGAAGGCGTTAACAGCCGCTCGGTTAAAGCCAAAATGGAAAAGGAACACCCTTTTTTTGAGATACAAATTAAATTAAAGGGAAGCGTGATCGAGGATGTGGGCGAATTTCCATTTGCTAGCAAGGAGGAAAATATTCAAAGAGCAGAGAAAGCCTTAGAGGATAAAATTCAAAAACAATGTTCCGTATTTTTAAATGATTTACAAAATCAATACCGGCTGGATGCCATCCTGTTGGGTAAATATGCCCGCTATAAGTGGCCCTCCCTGGTGGAAAAAGAGGATTGGGACGAAGTTTTTTGCAACAGCGTGATCCAGGTTAAGGTAGAGGTGAAGATCCAAAGTACAGGGGAAGTTGCTTAG
- a CDS encoding GerAB/ArcD/ProY family transporter, whose product MKSKTNIITSKQLIFTIIGSTIGVGIFTLTSTVVRDAKQDVWISTLMGSLLPLLGIFMLHLINRKFPDLSFAEYSEKVLSKWPGKMLSLLFVLYTMAFAAVVARIFVDILKTYLFPVTPVWALGILILLVSAYLASKDARVLGRVNELVFYESLFLFVFILGAVPKIDISFFRPVGQAGLTNILMGSYDAVFAFLGLEVLLVFYSLVQNKKEIVKASLTAVLIITIIYLMVALAVLGIFGPEVTEHIRFGLMGLLKTYQAPMIERGEFFFIIFWVFVAFRPVANMYFVSRYTMEKIMGVNSPLLMTVLFLPFLLIVILLPQNFEQALSFSSYLGLVGIAFITVIPLGLWAIAMLRGIGGEQGNA is encoded by the coding sequence ATGAAAAGTAAAACCAATATAATTACCAGCAAACAACTGATCTTTACCATTATTGGAAGCACCATTGGCGTGGGTATCTTTACCCTTACTTCCACAGTGGTCAGGGATGCCAAGCAGGACGTTTGGATTTCCACACTGATGGGGTCTCTATTGCCTCTGTTAGGAATATTCATGCTTCATCTCATTAATCGCAAATTTCCCGACTTATCCTTTGCCGAATACAGTGAAAAGGTTCTGAGCAAATGGCCGGGCAAAATGCTGTCTTTGCTCTTTGTACTGTATACCATGGCCTTTGCCGCGGTCGTTGCCCGAATCTTTGTTGATATTCTAAAAACCTACCTGTTTCCTGTTACTCCGGTATGGGCCTTGGGGATATTGATCCTGCTTGTTTCCGCCTATCTGGCATCCAAGGATGCCCGGGTTCTGGGAAGGGTGAATGAATTGGTCTTTTATGAATCCCTGTTTTTATTTGTGTTTATTTTAGGTGCGGTGCCTAAAATTGACATTAGTTTTTTCCGGCCGGTGGGGCAGGCGGGGCTGACCAATATTTTAATGGGATCCTATGATGCGGTTTTTGCTTTTTTAGGTCTGGAGGTTTTGCTGGTTTTTTATTCCCTGGTGCAGAATAAAAAGGAAATTGTCAAAGCAAGTTTAACGGCGGTGCTGATTATAACCATCATTTATTTAATGGTGGCGCTGGCTGTACTTGGGATTTTTGGACCGGAGGTAACGGAACATATACGATTCGGGCTGATGGGGTTGTTGAAAACCTATCAGGCGCCCATGATTGAGAGAGGGGAGTTTTTTTTCATTATATTCTGGGTCTTTGTAGCCTTTCGTCCGGTGGCCAACATGTATTTTGTCAGCCGGTACACCATGGAAAAAATCATGGGTGTCAACTCACCCCTCCTGATGACAGTGCTGTTCTTGCCATTTTTATTGATCGTGATTCTACTTCCCCAAAATTTCGAGCAGGCCTTATCCTTTAGTTCCTATCTGGGGTTGGTGGGAATTGCCTTTATTACGGTGATTCCTTTGGGCTTATGGGCCATTGCCATGCTGCGCGGGATTGGCGGTGAACAAGGCAATGCGTAA
- a CDS encoding spore germination protein — protein MTLKDMFGKWKGNNHNQQSVIAGAEKGIRLTGNLDKDRQTIYEGLGGSVDIICTRVLIGSRAAILIYIDGIVDVKIIRQDVLSKLQQVREIPDQQKDLLRYIAEKTLSSGSVKRASLAADVLLEILLGKSLLLIAGSDEGLVIETRGGERRAIDEPPTERTVRGSREGFIEDLTVNLAILRRKIKSPELMIQATTLGRRSRTKVAMVYLTDIADPQIVQEVRHRLSQINVDAVLASGYLERFFEDYPNSLFPQVFGTERPDRVVANLLEGRVAILVDGTPFVLLVPTVFMQFLQGSEDYYERTIIGSAARMVRLLALIITTTLTPVYIALITFHHSLMPTDLLLAVAEIREELPFTPLVEALFMEVVIELLREAGLRLPSTVGQTLGVVGGIVIGQAVISAKLVSPLMVVVVSLATISSFVFPNYSMGLAIRLIKFPMMLLAAMFGAVGIAVGLLFITIHLVSLESFGVPYMSPLAPTRYADLGDTFVVSRIWKHKKRPVSVPHIDNQRIGQAPREQQENEK, from the coding sequence ATGACATTGAAGGACATGTTTGGTAAGTGGAAAGGAAACAATCATAATCAACAGTCGGTTATCGCCGGAGCCGAAAAAGGGATCCGATTAACCGGAAACCTGGATAAAGACCGGCAGACCATTTATGAAGGCCTTGGCGGGAGCGTTGATATTATTTGCACCCGGGTGCTGATTGGCAGCCGGGCGGCGATTTTAATTTATATTGACGGCATTGTGGATGTAAAAATTATCCGTCAAGATGTTTTATCTAAATTGCAGCAGGTTCGAGAAATACCGGACCAACAGAAGGATCTGCTAAGATATATTGCGGAAAAAACCCTGTCCAGCGGTTCCGTAAAAAGGGCATCCCTGGCGGCCGATGTACTGCTGGAGATATTATTGGGCAAATCTCTATTATTAATTGCAGGCAGCGATGAAGGATTGGTCATTGAGACCAGGGGCGGGGAGAGAAGAGCCATTGATGAACCCCCTACGGAACGCACTGTGCGCGGTTCCAGGGAGGGCTTTATCGAGGATCTGACGGTAAATTTAGCCATTCTCAGGCGAAAAATAAAATCCCCGGAGCTCATGATTCAAGCCACCACCCTAGGCCGGCGCAGCCGCACAAAAGTAGCCATGGTCTACCTAACAGATATTGCCGACCCTCAAATTGTCCAGGAAGTCCGCCATCGCTTATCTCAAATTAATGTCGATGCGGTGCTGGCATCCGGATACCTGGAGCGGTTTTTTGAAGACTATCCCAACAGTTTATTTCCCCAGGTGTTTGGCACCGAACGACCGGACCGGGTGGTAGCCAACCTGCTGGAGGGGAGGGTGGCCATTTTGGTGGACGGCACTCCTTTTGTACTACTGGTGCCAACGGTTTTTATGCAGTTCCTGCAGGGCAGTGAAGATTACTACGAACGAACCATTATCGGTTCAGCGGCGCGGATGGTGCGGCTGCTGGCTTTAATTATCACTACCACCCTCACGCCGGTGTACATTGCGTTAATTACCTTTCACCATTCCTTGATGCCCACGGATTTGTTGCTGGCGGTGGCGGAAATCAGAGAGGAATTGCCCTTTACGCCGCTGGTGGAGGCATTGTTTATGGAAGTGGTGATTGAACTCTTACGGGAAGCCGGACTCCGTCTGCCCAGTACGGTAGGGCAAACCCTGGGGGTGGTGGGGGGGATTGTCATCGGCCAGGCGGTCATATCGGCCAAACTGGTCAGTCCCTTAATGGTGGTGGTGGTATCCCTGGCCACCATCAGTTCCTTCGTTTTCCCCAATTACAGTATGGGTTTGGCCATCCGGTTGATTAAATTTCCCATGATGCTGCTGGCGGCCATGTTTGGTGCGGTGGGAATTGCCGTGGGTTTGTTGTTTATAACCATTCATTTGGTTTCCCTGGAAAGCTTTGGCGTACCCTATATGTCTCCCTTGGCGCCTACCCGTTATGCCGATTTAGGGGATACCTTTGTGGTTTCGCGCATTTGGAAACATAAAAAAAGGCCGGTTTCCGTCCCTCATATCGATAATCAACGCATCGGCCAGGCCCCCCGGGAGCAGCAAGAAAATGAAAAGTAA
- a CDS encoding SLC13 family permease encodes MEKQFILAVVIFLITYAFIVSEKIPRTVAALAGAVVALLAGLVSQEKAIHYIDWNTIGLLVGMMILVSITRRTGVFEYLAIRAAVTSKGDPLRLLVLLAVITAVASALLDNVTTVLLVVPVTFSICRELQVKVVPFLITEIMASNIGGTSTLIGDPPNIMISGPAGLSFMEFIYNLGPIALVIFIITIPILRWIYRKDLKADPQLMAKITALSPEDEIKDPKLLKQSLFVLALTILGFALHSITHIPTATIALAGAVLLLLITREEPEQVLETIEWPTIFFFVGLFIVVGSLEETGVIHWVAESALRLTGGEILPTGLLILWLSALASAFVDNIPFVATMIPLLQQMGQMGGIANLDPLWWSLALGACLGGNGTLVGAAANVIVAGMAEKQGTPLSFLGFMKVAFPLMILSIVLSTLYLLLFYLR; translated from the coding sequence ATGGAAAAGCAATTCATTTTGGCTGTTGTTATCTTTCTGATAACCTATGCCTTCATCGTATCGGAAAAAATTCCCCGCACGGTGGCGGCTCTGGCGGGTGCGGTGGTGGCGCTTTTGGCAGGTCTGGTCAGCCAGGAAAAAGCCATCCATTATATTGATTGGAATACCATCGGGCTTTTGGTGGGAATGATGATCCTGGTCTCCATAACCCGGCGAACCGGCGTATTTGAGTATCTGGCCATCCGGGCCGCCGTGACCTCCAAGGGAGACCCCCTAAGGCTGCTGGTCTTATTGGCGGTGATTACCGCCGTTGCTTCAGCCCTTTTAGATAACGTAACCACGGTGCTGCTGGTAGTTCCCGTAACCTTCTCCATCTGCCGGGAACTGCAGGTGAAGGTGGTGCCTTTTTTAATCACCGAGATTATGGCCAGCAATATCGGCGGCACCTCCACTCTGATCGGCGACCCGCCCAACATCATGATCAGCGGCCCCGCAGGCTTGTCTTTCATGGAATTTATTTACAATTTAGGTCCCATTGCTTTGGTTATTTTTATTATAACCATCCCTATATTGCGTTGGATCTACCGCAAAGATCTGAAGGCAGATCCCCAATTAATGGCAAAAATAACAGCTTTAAGTCCGGAGGATGAAATCAAAGATCCAAAACTGCTGAAACAGTCTCTTTTTGTTCTGGCTTTAACCATTTTGGGCTTTGCCTTACACAGCATTACGCACATACCCACCGCCACCATTGCTCTGGCTGGCGCGGTGCTGCTCCTGCTCATCACCCGGGAAGAACCGGAACAAGTTTTAGAAACCATTGAATGGCCTACCATTTTCTTTTTTGTCGGTTTATTTATTGTGGTGGGCTCCTTGGAAGAAACCGGCGTCATTCACTGGGTAGCTGAATCGGCCCTGCGCCTCACCGGCGGGGAGATTTTACCCACAGGTCTGTTAATTTTATGGCTTTCAGCCCTGGCCTCCGCCTTTGTAGACAACATTCCTTTTGTGGCCACCATGATTCCCCTGCTGCAGCAAATGGGTCAAATGGGCGGTATCGCCAACCTGGACCCCCTGTGGTGGTCCCTGGCCTTGGGCGCCTGCCTGGGCGGCAACGGCACCCTGGTGGGCGCCGCGGCCAACGTCATTGTAGCCGGTATGGCTGAAAAACAGGGAACGCCCTTAAGCTTTCTGGGGTTCATGAAAGTGGCTTTTCCTTTGATGATTCTGTCTATTGTATTAAGCACCCTTTATTTGCTTCTTTTCTACCTGCGCTAA
- a CDS encoding peroxiredoxin, whose amino-acid sequence MEEVKVNQNGQCECASLPRLGSPAPKFEAVTTMGVVKLEDFKGSWLLLFSHPADFTPVCTTEFMAFAEIQDTLRERNVELMGLSIDSVYSHIAWVRNVQEKTGVKINFPIIADLNKEVATLYGMIMPGESKTETSRCVFVIDPEGIIRAMIYYPLTTGRNTQEIIRLIDALQTSDKHGVATPANWQPGEQVIVSPPSTAEMAEERVGQGYQCVDWYFCKKDL is encoded by the coding sequence ATGGAAGAAGTTAAGGTAAATCAAAATGGCCAATGCGAGTGTGCTTCATTGCCGCGCTTAGGTTCCCCTGCACCAAAGTTTGAGGCGGTTACAACCATGGGGGTTGTAAAGCTGGAAGACTTTAAAGGCAGTTGGCTGCTGTTATTTTCTCATCCGGCGGATTTCACACCGGTTTGCACCACCGAATTTATGGCCTTTGCCGAGATCCAGGATACTTTAAGGGAAAGAAATGTGGAGTTAATGGGACTCAGTATTGACAGTGTTTACTCGCATATTGCCTGGGTCCGGAATGTTCAGGAGAAGACCGGAGTGAAAATAAACTTTCCCATTATTGCCGACTTGAATAAAGAAGTTGCCACCTTGTATGGCATGATTATGCCCGGGGAAAGCAAAACGGAAACTTCCCGTTGCGTTTTTGTTATTGACCCTGAGGGGATCATCCGGGCCATGATTTATTATCCTCTCACCACCGGAAGAAATACCCAGGAGATTATAAGACTCATTGACGCACTGCAAACCTCCGACAAACATGGGGTGGCTACTCCGGCCAACTGGCAGCCTGGAGAGCAAGTCATCGTATCGCCTCCCAGCACCGCCGAGATGGCGGAAGAAAGGGTTGGACAGGGTTATCAATGCGTTGATTGGTATTTTTGCAAAAAAGACCTTTAG
- a CDS encoding NUDIX domain-containing protein: protein MSGCQPGTKFSIRVMIVNSQGQVLLGLKKKGYHASYWIFPGGQIEFGETVAQCGTREVWEESRLQIEIKGLLGIASEIQNNKHVVFLHLLASGDGCPQVTEPEEVLEWRWFDTGRLPDKTTLAARNAIGKYQQGQAIIPV, encoded by the coding sequence ATGAGTGGATGCCAGCCAGGGACCAAGTTTTCCATCCGGGTTATGATTGTGAATAGCCAGGGACAGGTATTGCTTGGACTTAAAAAGAAAGGCTATCATGCCAGCTACTGGATTTTTCCCGGGGGTCAGATCGAATTTGGAGAAACGGTGGCACAATGCGGCACCAGGGAAGTTTGGGAGGAGTCCCGGTTACAAATTGAAATTAAAGGGCTTCTGGGGATTGCCTCGGAGATACAAAACAATAAACACGTGGTTTTTCTTCATTTGCTGGCTTCAGGAGATGGTTGCCCCCAGGTGACCGAACCGGAAGAGGTGTTGGAATGGAGATGGTTTGACACCGGCAGGCTGCCGGATAAAACAACCCTTGCAGCACGGAATGCCATTGGTAAATATCAGCAAGGGCAAGCCATTATTCCGGTATAA